One stretch of Pseudomonadota bacterium DNA includes these proteins:
- a CDS encoding methyltransferase has protein sequence MAQPMDHDRFQELLWSFAAHRVITVAGRTGMLGALAGKRLGAEALAGELGLAPGPVTKMLAALAALGIADRGADGAFGLAAELEPLFGSGGADFTAFLEHSHDMYTAWGANLEPWVRGAEWSGKRRDAAGIARFGAAMRAMGTAVAARVAAAVHLAASRRLIDLGGGVGQYAEAFCRANPALFAVVVDIPEVARLGRERLAGSSLETRIAFEAGDYIEGRSGGGFDLALLANVLHQEPADRAAAMVARAASELVPGGRLLIVDFTLEGGPAAIPVGALFAINMRSRGDTYPETALRGFAAAAGLERFSRADVGRHRAVWSAFKPE, from the coding sequence ATGGCGCAGCCAATGGATCATGATCGATTTCAGGAGCTCTTGTGGAGCTTCGCCGCGCATCGCGTCATCACGGTCGCGGGGAGGACGGGGATGCTCGGCGCGCTCGCCGGCAAGAGGCTCGGCGCGGAGGCGCTCGCCGGGGAGCTCGGGCTCGCGCCGGGCCCGGTGACGAAGATGCTCGCCGCGCTCGCGGCGCTCGGCATCGCCGATCGCGGGGCGGACGGCGCCTTCGGGCTCGCGGCCGAGCTCGAGCCGCTGTTCGGATCGGGCGGCGCCGACTTCACCGCGTTCCTCGAGCACTCGCACGACATGTACACGGCGTGGGGCGCGAACCTCGAGCCGTGGGTGCGCGGCGCCGAGTGGTCCGGGAAGCGGCGGGACGCGGCCGGGATCGCGCGGTTCGGCGCGGCGATGCGCGCCATGGGCACGGCCGTCGCGGCCCGCGTGGCGGCGGCGGTCCATCTCGCGGCCTCGCGGCGCCTGATCGATCTCGGCGGCGGCGTGGGACAGTACGCGGAGGCGTTCTGCCGCGCGAACCCCGCGCTCTTCGCCGTGGTCGTCGACATCCCCGAGGTGGCGCGGCTCGGGCGCGAGCGGCTCGCGGGGAGCTCGCTCGAAACGCGCATCGCGTTCGAGGCTGGCGACTACATCGAGGGGCGCTCGGGCGGCGGGTTCGATCTCGCGCTGCTCGCGAACGTGCTCCACCAGGAGCCCGCGGATCGCGCCGCGGCGATGGTCGCGCGCGCCGCGTCCGAGCTCGTGCCGGGAGGCCGGCTGCTGATCGTCGACTTCACGCTCGAGGGCGGGCCCGCGGCGATCCCGGTGGGCGCGCTGTTCGCCATCAACATGCGATCGCGCGGCGACACGTACCCGGAGACCGCGCTGCGCGGCTTCGCGGCGGCCGCCGGGCTCGAGCGGTTCTCGCGGGCCGACGTCGGTCGCCACCGCGCCGTGTGGAGCGCGTTCAAACCGGAGTGA
- a CDS encoding IS110 family transposase: MDVHKAAINVAVAARGRREPEAEWQLANEPRAVTRLIKKLTERTKGTVKAAYEAGPCGYALQRQMCEQGIDCVVVAPSLIPVKPGEHVKTDRRDARKLAELLQAGLLTEVHPPAPEDESVRDLTRAREDTKQDQMRARHRLGKMLLRHGFVFREGKNWSMRHRNWLKQVRFGDEISQRVFEGYVLVLEQVEERLKRIDEQIAEVAQSERYREQVGWLRCLRGVETLTAMMLLAELHDFRRFTSPRELMSFLGMTPSEHTSSSRVRRGSITKAGNTHVRRTLVEAAQHYRHRPSVNLTMRKRREGQPARVLAIADRAQERLHSRYFKLKEGYKKPHNVAVVAVARELVGFIWAVLRHSEAA, from the coding sequence ATGGACGTCCACAAAGCAGCCATCAACGTGGCCGTCGCCGCGCGCGGCAGACGCGAGCCCGAGGCGGAGTGGCAGCTCGCCAACGAGCCGCGTGCGGTCACGAGGCTGATCAAGAAGCTGACAGAGAGGACGAAAGGCACGGTGAAGGCCGCGTACGAGGCGGGGCCGTGCGGGTACGCGCTGCAGCGGCAGATGTGCGAGCAGGGGATCGATTGCGTGGTCGTAGCGCCGTCGCTCATTCCGGTGAAGCCGGGCGAGCATGTGAAGACGGACCGCCGTGATGCGCGAAAACTCGCCGAGCTGCTCCAGGCCGGTCTCCTCACCGAGGTGCATCCGCCGGCTCCGGAGGACGAGTCGGTCCGTGATCTCACTCGGGCTCGCGAGGACACGAAGCAGGACCAGATGCGGGCGCGGCACAGGCTCGGGAAGATGCTGCTCCGCCACGGTTTCGTTTTCCGCGAGGGAAAGAACTGGTCGATGCGCCACCGCAACTGGCTCAAGCAGGTCCGCTTCGGAGACGAGATTTCGCAGCGCGTCTTCGAAGGCTACGTGCTCGTGCTGGAGCAGGTCGAGGAGAGGCTGAAGCGCATCGACGAGCAGATCGCGGAGGTCGCGCAGAGCGAGCGTTACCGCGAGCAGGTGGGCTGGCTGCGCTGCCTCCGCGGTGTCGAGACGCTGACGGCGATGATGCTCCTCGCGGAGCTGCACGACTTCCGGCGCTTCACGAGCCCGCGCGAGCTAATGTCGTTTCTCGGGATGACCCCGAGCGAGCACACGAGCTCGAGCCGCGTGCGGCGCGGGAGCATCACGAAGGCCGGGAACACGCACGTGCGCCGGACCCTCGTAGAAGCGGCACAGCACTACCGACACCGGCCGTCGGTGAACCTCACCATGCGCAAGCGGCGGGAGGGGCAGCCGGCCCGAGTGCTCGCGATCGCGGACCGCGCGCAGGAGAGGCTGCACAGTCGGTACTTCAAGCTCAAGGAGGGCTACAAGAAACCGCACAACGTCGCCGTGGTGGCCGTCGCGCGCGAGCTCGTCGGATTCATCTGGGCGGTGCTGCGCCATAGCGAAGCGGCCTGA
- the lspA gene encoding signal peptidase II, translated as MTKETKKPLVSLILLFVVSIAADQGTKQWAYHGLLDDGFHAETDKYEVCGDDDQERARARFVRRHQENVTVIDGMFELRYVENCASAFGLLGNAPEWFRFPFFIVVSIFAAIFIPYLYRKTPASQRLMLYAMPFVLGGAVGNLLDRLFFRYVIDFVDWYVTIDGVERHWPTFNVADAAIVVGIGLMLLQLLPRKKRPDAAPATP; from the coding sequence GTGACGAAGGAAACCAAGAAGCCGCTCGTGAGCCTGATCCTCCTGTTCGTCGTGTCGATCGCGGCCGACCAGGGCACGAAGCAGTGGGCGTACCACGGCCTGCTCGACGACGGCTTCCACGCCGAGACCGACAAGTACGAGGTGTGCGGCGACGACGATCAGGAGCGCGCCCGCGCCCGCTTCGTGCGCCGGCACCAGGAGAACGTCACGGTGATCGACGGGATGTTCGAGCTGCGCTACGTCGAGAACTGCGCGAGCGCCTTCGGCCTTCTGGGGAACGCGCCCGAGTGGTTCCGCTTCCCGTTCTTCATCGTCGTGTCGATCTTCGCCGCGATCTTCATCCCGTACCTGTACCGCAAGACCCCGGCGAGCCAGCGGCTCATGCTGTACGCCATGCCGTTCGTGCTCGGCGGCGCCGTGGGGAACCTGCTCGATCGCCTGTTCTTCAGGTATGTCATCGATTTCGTGGATTGGTACGTCACCATCGACGGCGTGGAGCGCCACTGGCCGACGTTCAACGTCGCGGACGCGGCGATCGTCGTGGGGATCGGCCTCATGCTGCTCCAGCTCCTCCCGCGCAAGAAGCGCCCGGACGCCGCCCCCGCCACGCCATGA
- a CDS encoding formylglycine-generating enzyme family protein, with amino-acid sequence MPYDLQCEEVEKPMVEVALSPFWIDEKEATLEEIVPYLNWLLSQDEYVWDGYIYRVSDHMPMWMGSQNSGSSPIGLNGETGEFEYFDVEGVCTARPLGAATGGLSWAGAKLYCDWRGKRLPTEAEWEAAARGQTKWIYPCAWEHLDCAYGKYDCCGPEPSCPGVCQDPCCIPFEDAITNCPSPFGVKEMYGNAQEWVLDHMDDESDHSWCAGGCTDPAPRTGEGAILKGGGVGSKASGTRISRRAGPALLAGPYNGVRCVSSPVDFILSDGGVVWGE; translated from the coding sequence ATGCCGTACGATCTCCAGTGCGAGGAGGTAGAGAAGCCGATGGTGGAGGTGGCGCTTTCGCCGTTCTGGATCGACGAGAAGGAGGCGACGCTCGAGGAGATCGTCCCGTACCTGAACTGGCTGCTGTCGCAGGACGAGTACGTTTGGGACGGCTACATCTACCGGGTCTCCGACCACATGCCGATGTGGATGGGATCGCAGAACAGCGGCAGTTCACCCATTGGCTTAAACGGGGAGACCGGCGAGTTCGAGTATTTCGATGTGGAGGGCGTCTGCACCGCGCGCCCGCTGGGGGCCGCGACCGGCGGGCTGAGCTGGGCTGGGGCGAAGCTGTACTGCGATTGGCGCGGCAAGCGGCTCCCGACCGAGGCAGAGTGGGAGGCCGCGGCGCGGGGGCAGACCAAGTGGATCTACCCGTGCGCGTGGGAGCACTTGGACTGCGCGTACGGCAAGTACGATTGCTGCGGCCCCGAACCGAGCTGCCCGGGGGTGTGTCAGGACCCTTGCTGCATCCCGTTCGAGGACGCGATCACGAATTGCCCGAGCCCCTTCGGCGTGAAGGAGATGTACGGCAACGCGCAGGAGTGGGTGCTGGATCACATGGACGACGAGTCGGACCACTCGTGGTGCGCCGGGGGTTGCACGGACCCGGCGCCGCGGACCGGGGAGGGCGCGATCCTAAAAGGCGGCGGCGTGGGCTCGAAGGCGAGCGGTACCCGTATTTCACGACGGGCCGGGCCCGCGCTCCTGGCGGGGCCCTACAACGGCGTGCGTTGCGTGTCTTCGCCAGTCGATTTCATCCTGTCCGACGGCGGGGTCGTGTGGGGGGAGTGA
- a CDS encoding DNA adenine methylase, with translation MRDAPFPSTRYLGSKRKLLPALEPVLRALAPDAALDPFSGTAAVAHLLKRLGARVTAGDALEANAVAARALVVNPGERLGALALRLVEGLPDASPSPGFVERTFDGVFFERDENRFVDQILPRVDALPGHLRDLALWALFQACLAKRPYNLFHRANLAMRRRDVARSFGNKATWDTPFAALFARFAAEGDAAVFDSERACRALAADASEIDAGGCDLVYLDPPYVSARGQGVDYLDYYHFLEGLCRPGTWGARILRRYRHLPLAGRGESPWSDPARVAAAFEGAIARFSAARLVVSYRSDGIPAIDEIARWLAKAGKRVEVIDLGEYTYALSRNRTSREMILVGE, from the coding sequence ATGCGTGACGCCCCGTTCCCGTCGACCCGCTACCTCGGCTCCAAGCGCAAGCTCCTGCCCGCGCTCGAGCCCGTGCTCCGCGCGCTCGCCCCCGACGCCGCGCTCGATCCGTTCTCGGGCACCGCCGCCGTCGCGCACCTGCTCAAGCGGCTCGGGGCGCGCGTCACGGCGGGCGACGCGCTCGAGGCGAACGCGGTCGCGGCGCGGGCGCTCGTCGTCAACCCGGGAGAGCGGCTCGGCGCCCTGGCCCTTCGGCTCGTCGAGGGGCTGCCGGACGCTTCGCCGTCGCCCGGCTTCGTAGAGCGGACGTTCGACGGCGTCTTCTTCGAGCGCGACGAGAACCGGTTCGTCGACCAGATCCTGCCGCGCGTCGACGCCCTTCCCGGGCACCTGCGGGATCTTGCGCTGTGGGCGCTCTTCCAGGCGTGCCTCGCGAAGCGGCCGTACAACCTGTTCCACCGGGCGAACCTCGCGATGCGCCGCCGCGACGTGGCGCGATCGTTCGGCAACAAGGCGACGTGGGACACGCCGTTCGCCGCGCTCTTCGCGCGCTTCGCGGCCGAGGGCGACGCGGCGGTGTTCGACTCGGAGCGGGCGTGCCGCGCGCTCGCCGCTGACGCCTCCGAGATCGATGCCGGCGGCTGCGATCTCGTGTACCTCGACCCGCCGTACGTCTCGGCGCGCGGGCAGGGGGTGGACTACCTCGATTACTACCACTTCCTCGAGGGGCTCTGCCGGCCCGGGACGTGGGGCGCGCGGATCCTCCGGCGCTACCGCCACCTGCCGCTCGCGGGGAGGGGCGAGAGCCCGTGGTCGGATCCGGCGCGGGTGGCCGCCGCGTTCGAGGGCGCGATCGCGCGGTTCTCGGCGGCGCGGCTCGTCGTGTCGTACCGCTCGGACGGGATCCCGGCGATCGACGAGATCGCGCGGTGGCTCGCGAAGGCTGGCAAGCGCGTCGAGGTGATCGACCTGGGGGAGTACACCTATGCTCTCAGCCGCAACCGTACCTCGCGGGAAATGATCCTGGTGGGAGAGTGA
- a CDS encoding serine/threonine protein kinase: MADEKPPRPSPLKPPPQVPGAARTALGHGPPKPLSPAPQKPPALLRRTVDLHVKTVSLGAHAKAVGVDTNARTVAATDPARTVLSTSGAAVSIAGGVRTTVLPRVEISGERPTLVHEARSRFEPLRALGEGGAGEVTAAMDHDIGRTVAVKKIRAEARCDEMVARFVEEIRTVGSLEHPNVVPIHDVGVDEAGDYYFVMKYVDGETLESIIARLKAGDAEAHREYGFERRVQIFRGLLEAVAFAHSRGIVHRDLKPANVMIGRFGEVLLMDWGIAKSIRGEGVGLDDTTVERVVQKSGDTSRFARTQIGAIIGTPIYMSPEQARGEPVDERSDVYSLTVLLHELLCLTHYLEGRDALDDVLAGVVSQPLQITKIKASPHQPIVPMDLRWYLKKGMEKDRTKRYQSAREMIDRLDARADGRVPIQCHVTFTKRLSTEFTRLVERHPIACTALFVIAVAGIATIPLWTRLL; encoded by the coding sequence ATGGCCGACGAGAAACCACCACGACCGAGCCCGCTCAAGCCGCCGCCGCAGGTACCGGGCGCCGCGCGCACCGCTCTCGGGCACGGCCCGCCGAAGCCCTTGTCGCCGGCGCCGCAAAAGCCACCCGCTCTGCTGAGGCGCACGGTCGATCTGCACGTGAAGACCGTTAGTCTCGGCGCGCACGCGAAGGCCGTCGGCGTCGACACGAACGCGAGGACCGTCGCCGCGACGGATCCCGCCCGCACGGTCCTCTCGACCTCCGGCGCCGCGGTCTCGATCGCCGGCGGTGTCCGGACCACCGTACTGCCCAGGGTGGAGATCTCCGGCGAGCGGCCGACGCTCGTGCACGAGGCGCGCAGCCGCTTCGAGCCGTTGCGCGCGCTCGGCGAGGGCGGCGCAGGCGAGGTGACCGCGGCCATGGATCACGACATCGGCCGCACCGTGGCGGTCAAGAAGATCCGCGCCGAGGCCAGGTGCGACGAGATGGTCGCGCGGTTCGTGGAGGAGATCCGGACCGTCGGCTCGCTCGAGCACCCGAACGTCGTCCCGATCCACGACGTCGGCGTCGACGAGGCCGGCGATTACTACTTCGTGATGAAGTACGTGGACGGCGAGACGCTCGAGTCGATCATCGCGCGGCTGAAGGCCGGGGACGCCGAGGCGCACCGCGAGTACGGCTTCGAGCGGCGCGTGCAGATCTTCCGCGGCCTGCTCGAGGCGGTCGCGTTCGCCCACTCCCGCGGGATCGTGCACCGGGACCTGAAGCCCGCGAACGTCATGATCGGCCGGTTCGGCGAGGTGCTCCTCATGGACTGGGGGATCGCGAAGTCGATCCGCGGCGAGGGCGTTGGGCTGGACGACACCACCGTCGAGCGCGTGGTGCAGAAGTCCGGCGACACGTCCAGGTTCGCCCGCACGCAGATCGGCGCGATCATCGGCACCCCGATCTACATGTCGCCCGAGCAGGCGCGCGGCGAGCCGGTCGACGAGCGCAGCGACGTCTACTCGCTCACGGTGCTGCTCCACGAGCTCCTGTGCCTCACTCACTACCTCGAGGGGCGCGACGCGCTGGACGACGTGCTCGCGGGCGTCGTGAGCCAGCCGCTGCAGATCACGAAGATCAAGGCGAGCCCGCACCAGCCGATCGTACCGATGGATCTGCGCTGGTACCTGAAGAAGGGAATGGAGAAGGATCGGACGAAGCGCTACCAGTCCGCAAGGGAGATGATCGACAGGCTCGACGCGAGGGCCGACGGCCGCGTCCCGATCCAGTGCCACGTCACGTTCACCAAGCGGTTGAGCACCGAGTTCACTCGCCTCGTCGAGCGCCACCCGATCGCCTGCACCGCGCTGTTCGTGATCGCAGTCGCCGGGATCGCCACGATCCCGCTCTGGACCCGCCTGCTGTAG
- a CDS encoding B12-binding domain-containing radical SAM protein, translating to MRVVLVHPAGSNWVPGERDVTTAANRMAPVGLVSMAAFLEERGQQVAVHDCLGPGAPLGPDANARRILAAFPQLVGFSTTTSAFHDADDMATAIKAARPEVRTVFGGVHVSAIGAPLLERFPAIDALCLGEGEETLAELAEGRPPAEIAGLVWRDGEEVRTNPPRPQIEDLDALPFPAYGMLRGFPNGYHLPPFSYVRVPGTTMITSRGCVYQCSYCDRSVFRRGFRSNSADYIYDHMLHLVRRFGVRHFNVYDDLFTTNRKRITELCERLAREPLGVRFNCAVHAGHADDDLLAMLRSAGCLMISVGMESGDAELLARHKGSVTLDQVRETVARIQANGMRAKGLFMMGLPGETPETFQRTSDFILSLGLDDMNLSKFTPFPGAPCYAGIRDEGAFDEDWRRMNCLNFVFVPKGFASREEMDALYNTHVKRFYMDPEWRRKFMRRFWQHRHTLLHFIRHMPSFLAAKKHFENRKT from the coding sequence ATGAGGGTCGTCCTCGTCCACCCGGCCGGCTCGAACTGGGTCCCCGGCGAGAGGGACGTCACCACCGCCGCGAACCGCATGGCGCCGGTCGGGCTCGTGTCGATGGCCGCCTTCCTCGAGGAGCGCGGGCAGCAGGTGGCGGTCCACGACTGCCTGGGTCCGGGCGCGCCGCTCGGCCCGGACGCCAACGCGCGGCGGATCCTCGCGGCCTTTCCGCAGCTCGTCGGGTTCTCGACGACGACCTCCGCCTTCCACGACGCCGACGACATGGCGACCGCGATCAAGGCGGCGCGGCCCGAGGTGCGCACCGTCTTCGGCGGCGTGCACGTGTCGGCGATCGGGGCGCCGCTCCTCGAGCGGTTCCCGGCGATCGACGCCCTGTGCCTCGGCGAAGGGGAGGAGACGCTCGCCGAGCTCGCCGAGGGGAGGCCGCCCGCCGAGATCGCCGGGCTCGTGTGGCGCGACGGCGAGGAGGTCCGGACGAACCCGCCTCGGCCGCAGATCGAGGATCTCGACGCGCTGCCGTTCCCCGCGTACGGGATGCTGCGCGGCTTCCCGAACGGGTACCACCTCCCACCGTTCAGCTACGTGCGCGTGCCGGGCACGACGATGATCACGAGCCGCGGGTGCGTGTACCAGTGCTCCTACTGCGACAGGTCCGTGTTCCGGCGCGGCTTCCGCTCCAACTCGGCCGACTACATCTACGACCACATGCTGCACCTGGTCCGGCGGTTCGGCGTCCGCCACTTCAACGTGTACGACGATCTCTTCACCACGAACCGGAAGCGGATAACCGAGCTGTGCGAGCGGCTCGCCCGGGAGCCCCTCGGGGTGCGGTTCAACTGCGCCGTGCACGCGGGGCACGCGGACGACGATCTGCTGGCGATGCTGCGGAGCGCCGGCTGCCTCATGATCTCGGTCGGGATGGAGTCCGGGGACGCGGAGCTGCTCGCCCGGCACAAGGGCAGCGTCACCCTGGATCAGGTCCGCGAGACCGTGGCGCGGATCCAGGCGAATGGGATGCGCGCCAAGGGGCTGTTCATGATGGGGCTGCCCGGCGAGACGCCGGAGACGTTCCAGCGCACGAGCGACTTCATCCTCTCGCTCGGCCTCGACGACATGAACCTCTCCAAGTTCACGCCGTTCCCGGGCGCGCCGTGCTACGCGGGGATCCGCGACGAGGGCGCGTTCGACGAGGACTGGCGCCGGATGAACTGCCTGAACTTCGTGTTCGTGCCCAAGGGGTTCGCGTCGCGCGAGGAGATGGACGCGCTCTACAACACGCACGTCAAGCGGTTCTACATGGACCCCGAGTGGCGCAGGAAGTTCATGCGGCGCTTCTGGCAGCACCGGCACACGCTGCTCCACTTCATCCGGCACATGCCGTCGTTTCTGGCCGCGAAGAAGCACTTCGAGAACCGGAAGACGTGA
- a CDS encoding putative glycoside hydrolase, with protein sequence MRSPARLVRSLLPLAALCAPLVALADPAPSSTPALPAEDPPGSELTARGRDVRGVYVPYRKVERAKPEALAKWVESLGADAAIIDVKDDRGRVTFSRDLDRARGPMHGGVKDMAAVVRALHARGIYAIGRLVCFKDQALALSNPATALRHRKTKALWRDRGGLAWVDPHSPIAREHIVAVARAAEALGFDEIQLDYIRFPVEPGARQATFPSRVGAPARHAVIAETLEAVDRAIHLPLSIDVFGLTAYHPGDADGLGQSLEHLAPHVDAITPMVYLANWPRRYWENPDPQTTHGLVEGAVREIRERLGDGIAVRPLLQAFRWRAKLFSGAFIADQIRASQEGGSSGYLFWNQGGNYGIVQTTWRRLDAAAPKSDLDLLARE encoded by the coding sequence ATGAGGTCGCCCGCCCGGCTCGTTCGCTCGCTCCTTCCCCTCGCCGCGCTCTGCGCGCCGCTCGTCGCGCTCGCCGATCCGGCGCCGTCCTCGACGCCCGCCCTCCCCGCCGAGGATCCGCCCGGCTCGGAGCTCACCGCCCGCGGCCGGGACGTGCGCGGAGTGTACGTGCCGTACCGCAAGGTCGAGCGCGCGAAGCCCGAGGCGCTCGCGAAGTGGGTCGAATCGCTCGGCGCGGACGCGGCGATTATCGACGTGAAGGACGATCGGGGCCGGGTCACCTTCTCGCGCGACCTCGACCGCGCCAGGGGCCCGATGCACGGCGGCGTGAAGGACATGGCCGCGGTCGTCCGCGCCCTGCACGCCCGCGGGATATACGCGATCGGCCGGCTCGTGTGCTTCAAGGACCAGGCGCTCGCGCTCTCGAACCCCGCTACCGCGCTGCGCCACCGGAAGACCAAGGCTTTGTGGCGCGATCGGGGCGGCCTCGCGTGGGTGGATCCGCACTCGCCCATCGCGCGGGAGCACATCGTGGCCGTGGCGCGCGCGGCCGAGGCGCTCGGGTTCGACGAGATCCAGCTCGACTACATCCGCTTCCCGGTGGAGCCCGGCGCGCGGCAGGCGACGTTCCCCAGCCGGGTCGGGGCGCCGGCGCGCCACGCGGTGATCGCCGAGACGCTCGAGGCGGTGGACCGCGCGATTCACCTCCCGCTGTCGATCGACGTGTTCGGGCTCACCGCGTACCACCCGGGCGACGCGGACGGCCTCGGCCAGTCGCTCGAGCACCTCGCGCCGCACGTCGACGCGATCACCCCGATGGTCTACCTCGCCAACTGGCCGCGGCGGTACTGGGAGAACCCGGATCCGCAGACGACCCACGGGCTCGTCGAGGGCGCGGTGCGCGAGATCCGCGAGCGGCTCGGCGACGGGATCGCGGTGCGGCCGCTCCTCCAGGCGTTCCGGTGGCGTGCCAAGCTGTTCTCGGGCGCGTTCATCGCGGATCAGATCCGCGCCTCGCAGGAGGGCGGATCGTCGGGTTACCTGTTCTGGAACCAGGGCGGCAACTACGGGATCGTGCAGACCACGTGGCGCCGGCTCGACGCCGCCGCGCCGAAATCCGATCTCGACCTCCTCGCGCGGGAGTAG